The following is a genomic window from Phaseolus vulgaris cultivar G19833 chromosome 6, P. vulgaris v2.0, whole genome shotgun sequence.
GAGATTGTTTTCCCTGTCGTTAAACCAAGGCCATAAGGTGGAAGAAGTAGGAGGGTGGGAAGGTTCGATGTGGAGGTGGACCCTAAGTTGGAGGCGAGGTAGATTTGACTGGGAAACCTTGATGGAATCTGAGCTGGGCGACCTCATCTCCAGGGTCAATGTGATGAAGAATGAGAAGGATACCCTCGTGTGGAGTAGTGAAGCTACCAGGTGCTTTACAGTGAGTGTTGCGTATGAGTGCCTAGTTAAGACTACTAGGGGCCCTCAAATTGAAGTGTTCAAGTATCTCTAGAAGGCGAAGACGTTCCCCAATGTTATGTTCACAGCCTGGAGGGTGCTACTGAGCAGAATTCCAACAAGGCTTTGTTTGAGAAGGAAAGGGGTTTTGCTGGACACTACTGTATGTGCTTTTTGCGAGGCCAAGGAGGAGTCATGCCAACGCCTTTTCCTGGAGTGTAAATTTGCTTGCTGTGTCTGGACCATGTGCCTTAGATGGATTGGAGTTCTTTTTGTCCAACATAATGATATTAGGAACCACTTTGAAAGCTTCCACTTGACCCGGGGTAGTAATAAACAAAATCTGATTTGGAAAAGGGAATGGGCTACCATTGTCCGGTGTTTGTGGGAGCATAGGAATGCAGTAGTGTTCAACCAAGGTGTTGTAGATGAGGAAGAAGTGTTCCAAAAGGCCCAACTTAAATCGTGGTTATGGTTAAAGCATAAGGGGtataattttaactattttttctcTGATTGGGTTTTGAATCCAATGCTATGTATCAGTAGCTACAAGTAGAATATGTGATGCTTTGGAAGGGTTGGAGGTCTATGATTGGTGGTGGAACAGAGGAAAGGAAGGTGGGTGTAGTAGTTTTGGTGGTGAACCTTCACACTGGGTAAAGGGTGTTAGTGGGCTTAGCAGGAGGTTGGTTCTGGAGCGGGATCAATTTGGAAGTTTTTGTGCTCCAGCTTGGCCTGCTCTTGCTGCTCCTGGAGCTCCTTTGGTGTTGTTGGTTGTAGGAGTTGAGATCTAGCCGAAGGTGTCCAGTGGTGTGTTGGGTATGGTACGCAAGCCCCTTTAGCTTCCCCACAATTTGTCAAAGAATAAGCTTTAGCTGGTTCACACTTCTGGTTTTCTATCAAGCTGTTTGGTGGGTTGCAAGAACCGGAACGTGAGGTGCTGCAGTATGGCTTTTGAATGAGGTTCTAGCGTGTAGACTTGAAGATCTGTAGACAACGGGAGGTAATGGAATCATGTAGATGGTTGTTGTGTCCCTACAATAGTCATGGTTGAAAATGTGTTGGAGCAGTGTGTAAGCATGTTAAGCAAAGATTTAAAGAAGCTGACAATGGTACTGGGTAGATCTTGAATGGGCAAATCACTCAACATAACCTTTGGTCCTCTGGAATGTAATGCAGTAGCCAACTTTAGATAACTAGGAGTAGTAAGTTTTATCCCCTGGTATGTATTGGGTCTGCATTGGGTATGTGAAGCTGCTGGTTGACTGGAGGTGTAGGTCCTTAGCTTGGCAAGGAGCTATTCTTTGTACCAGATCTCTTCTGTGGTTGTGTTGTTCTTTGTTCGGCTTTATATGCACTCAAGGGATATGTATGGAGTGTTAAATGGTCGATGGTTAAGAGCATTTTTGGTGTGTCCATTCATGTTATATATGTATTGTTCTCTCATTCTGTTTAAACATGCATGTGAAAGTTCTTTTGATATGTGTCACATGAAATATAGTTTTCATTCTCCAGGACATCCAACATGTGGATGTGGTAGGATTTGTAAAATGCTAACATTCTTTGTTTCTAGTATTAGTACTCTATCCATTTAAATAAAGAGGTATGTAGGTTGATGGCTTAACCTTTGTTCTTCATAAACCTTTAGATTTGTTTgcattttgttttataaaaaattaatttcaagaGGTTACCATTGATaccaattaaattaaatatacatgaaGATTTTAGAAGGAGAGTTAAATAAAGCATGACTTTTTCACTAAAATAGTATACATTTAGGTCATTTAAAGGATAAGAAGGATAAAAGAACTTATAGGGGTCACCTTAAACATTTAGGTCAAATCCAATTCTTCTATAAGAATTATATTTGTTCCGttcggttgaccgggacgtcttcgtgcgcgacctcaaccgtcagctagggtctccttcccactggttacctatgaaatcctgcaaaaaagaggacaaagaggcgccctagcggccgtttgcactccgacgctcaagtcagccagcaagaaacaccaaaactgttcacctccgtctctgagcaccgcgtatggcactctgagggtggtaaaaaataactgtgtattgtgtgtgtattctctccttcaggcaaagatattccccagtcacttgtacgtcaccttgaagcacgagcaagcaaccagagagttctcgtaaatttgccaaaagtccaaccccgtttccaacattctccgctctatttaaactacccaagcattaaagcgccttaaagcgcctttaattacaaatgtaacgcactcaatcagcgtatttaatttagaaaacgtagcgcatttaagacgttgaaacgcttgggagccattatagtacctgaatgctcgaaagggaaactgtattgaatgactttaattacctggcacttgactaaagggtgtttccattctgacatggctgttgtacacgtggagggcctcacgacgccgtgaccccatctgggggcgtttcggcccacctggggacgtttctacgtgtgagtcctcctgcttgggagtgctactacgctaggggtgactttttgggtgccaactcatgcccccaatcatctagtcacttactctgagagcgtatctgccttcctctcgtaccctgcacccggttaccctgcggcgtgaccttcctcttgggtcgtatctgttccgaaggcgtctctggggcggcaggggtacttcacgagtcaggctgccctacactgatgctatcactaaggctttgaagccaccttttccttctctttatcgctgccccgtgctatcgggacctgaggccttcccacggcgtcgctccctccatggtctttcctacccatgggtatcggggaaccacactgtgattgccttgctttagcactgtttgatctggcgacgccctggttgggcgacgccttcacctaggcaacgccttgccttggcgatgctggcacttagcgtctctccacctaggcgacgccctgcgttgactttgactctccagttgttgactttgaccttgacttagtcaacgcccggatacgggacggtacaatatTCATCTTGACATTGTTGAATAATTATGACATTGTTGGTTTTAATGATCAAACAttgattacaaaattatattcatcttgttgttgttgttaatATCGTTTTCCATCCATTTTGATACGCAGAATTATTCGAATTAACTTGAAAATTTTCTCTTGAATCTACATATGATATGAAAGGTTGTGTTTCCTTTTTTCCTCgtaatcaatattaaaatataaataaagaacaatacaaaataacataatatttcCATATATTGCATAAATATAGTAATTGCAAATGGTCATTCAAATGTAATTACTCTAGTTATAGAATGGTATGCTTTGGGCActgtttttaaattaacttaGTCCTAGTAAACCATTTTTaggatgaatatttttttttatatctacaAATAGTTGATTGTGTTTGCTTATGACTCATTTATCTTTTAGTAATTTATTATTAGATTGTTTAGAGTATATTATGCTGGTACAAAATTATAACATTGTGTTAAAAGGCTATTTTATATTGTATAGGTCTTAACACCTATATAGAACTattaaaaatacctttttatTTGAAACCATAACACATTTAAAGGTAAAAGATCATTTTAAATCAGACCAGGCTAAATCAGAATCATATGTTTGGGAGAGTATATTGCCTAAATTCCTTGCTCCGATAGAGAAAGCAATGTCTGGTATGGGTCCAAAAACAAAGAGTTTAGTCCATGTTTCCTTCTTACCCAGTTCAACCAAAATTGATATGTAAAAGGTGTTTGTGCATGCATAATTGGACATCAAAGCGATTGATCCATTTAAGAGCAATAAGTGTCTCTTCACCAATTTCATATCAAAATTATCATATATTTCTGTGGGTATGTCTAAAGGTGCAAAGGTTGTAATGAACACCTCATTGCTCAAATCAAATGATACCAAATGTGCATCAGGACCGTCTCCATAACCCAACCAGTGACACATTCCCTCGAAGAAGAAGTTTTCACCAACTTTATGTCTCAATAAAGGCACCCGAAAATCAACTTCAACTTTCTTCCAAGAGTTATATCTTAGGCTATACATCTCCCATATGTCTTCTATGCATAAAGGACCATCATCAAAATAGTCCATCTCTGCAAGGTCATTATaaaagaaacacactctcctaaTCACCTTATAATCATCTCTAACACAATCATAGCCAAATCTGTGAAATATAATGAGAAGATCCATACTATCTGGAAAAGACTGAACTGGACCAGGAGGAATCACATTGAGTTGGTTCGTATCTGGGTTCCACAGATACACAAATGTTCCATATGGTAGGTATAGGCAAAGAGTTCCATTCACACTACAAGAACCCAAAATACGAAATCCACAAGGGTAAACATCTTCAACTTCTAATTTTTCCATATTTTGAAACCTCTCGCCAGAAACTGAAAATAAGTTGGATTTATGAGTATTTTGGTAAGGTAGATTGATAAACAAAAGGAGAGATGTATCATCATAGTAGGAATGCTGATTACGTATGAAGTTATTACGAAAAAGGTTCATAAAATCAGAGTTTTCAAATAAGAGGGTCCATGATCTTTGTAGGCATCCAAATCTTTTGAGAGATTTGAAAGGAAGGTTAGACATAACAGATAATACAAGATCATTTGGCAAGTGATTCATAAGCTTTTGAGctacaaatttgttttttttatcagcaaagaatgaaaattaaattaaaagagataCAAAAGGGGTATCTCAACCCATTTACACAAAACAACCACTTAAGGTGTTATGAGAAAAACCTTCACAGGAAAGAAACATATGTCATTTGCTGTAGGAGCTAAAACCCCTGCACCAGCAAGCATCCTATCTATATTGGGTTGCAATAAGATAAACACAGTCTACAGCAGCAACTCCTCCATAGTACACCAAGCGAATTAGCTATCTCCATCATCTTTTTAGCTTCCAGTAACATCTCCAGATGCTACAAGTTGACATTTGGCTTCACCATTGGCTTAAGACACCTGCCACACATGCCCGTCCCAGCTGCATATATTTCATCCATTCAAATCTGGCACAACACAAATGGTTACTACACTTATGTGAATTGCATTTACATGTGGTTGGCTCTTCCGGGAGCACCGTCCAGCTTCATACTAAAAAGAATGCTTCAGAGTAAACCCCTGCTCACACTAGTTCAATAACCAAATGACAGATTAATCGTCTACCTTTACAGCTTCTATTACTAGCTCCATAAATCTTGTACCATCTCCACTTTTCAGTAATATTAAGAGCACTCTCCAGCAACCTAATTCTTATTTCCTAACACCCTACTAACCCCTCCTTCCAATCTGCTTCGATCTGCATTACTCACTACTGCAACTTTACACATAAAATCAACTATCAATGATAAACCGTTGCCCCCTATCTTTTACAACTTCAACTAGCATTGGCCTACTTCCCAAATATGCTCCGCTCTGTTTCTGCAGTAACACCCTTGACAGAAACCATACCACAATATGCAGACCATAATTCCAAGTACCCCATGATATTATACATTCGCTGAGGAAAAAGCATACTCAAAACACTGCTAGAAGACACTGGTTAGGGTTCAAAAGCTAGTCAGAAAAAGCATAAGAGTAACCTGCTACCTTGTGTTTTAACCACAACCATGACTGTAGTTGAGCATTCTGAAAAATCTCATCATCACCAGGGATCCCTTCCTTAAAAACTACCAAGTTTCTTTGGTCCCAGATACAGCTAACAATTGTCGCCCACAAGCCAAGCCACACCTGGTTTTGTTTATTAGAAAGGTGAATTAAGTGGAAGTTCATAAGGTGATTCTGAATATCCTTGTTTTGGGCCCCCAAAACACCGATCCAATGGTAGCATCTTGACCAGACACGTTGTGCAAATACACAATCAAGGAAGAGATGTTGAGATGTTTCTTCAGATAGATTGCATAACGGGCATAAAGTCGAATTCACAATCACTCCCCTTCTTACAAGATTAACTCTAGTTGGAACTCTGTCCAGAAGGATTCTCCAAGCGGTGGTAAGTACTTTAGGCTTGGCTCTTGCTTGCCATAAATTACTAAACACACCTCCACTTGTATCAACATGGTTGGTCAAAATAGAGTAGGCTGATTTAACCGTAAACATACCTTTTGGGTCCCCTCTCCAAATAAGATGGTCCTGGGCCTCCTTGCTCATAGACGTCATACTCAATACAAATATGAGCTCTGACTCCAAATTAGACTCTCATTCAAACCTCTCCCTTCTCCAGTTCAATCCCCAACGCCATCTATCCTCTTCCCATCTCCCTACCTCCCCCACCGTCTTCCCTTTATCACAAGACACAGAGTAAAGTCTAGGGTACAATGTTTTTAGACTCGTGCTTTGTAACCAGACATCCTCCCATAACCGCACTGTGATCCCGTTGCCTACTTTCCACTGACAAGCCTTTTGGAACCATTCATCTTCATTCCCATCGCCACATACCTTAGCTAGATccctccaccaccatgattggTGCTTCAACCTAACCTGACTTGAGCCTGATACTATGCCATATTTAGATACAATTACTTCTTTCCATTTTCCTCCCTCTCCATTCATAAGCCGCCATTTCCACTTAGCCAAAAGAGCTGAGTTAAAACTCCTAATCTCCTTCACTCCCAAACCTCCTTCCTGTAAGGGCTTACACACATTATCCCAACTCACCCAAGAAATCGATTTATTTTGTCTTCCCCACTCCCAAAGAAATTTTCTTTGAATACTCCTGATACTGTTGCATACTGCGGCAGGGGCTTTGAAGATAGAGAGGTAGAACAAAGGTATAACAGTGAACACCGATTTTAGTAGACAGATCCAACCCGCCATGGAGAGGAATCTCCCTTTCCATGAACTAAGTCTAGCTTCAATTTTCTTTATTACCGGCTCCCAGAACTGTTTCTTCCTAGGATTTCCTCCCACTTGTACCCCCAGATATGGAAAGGGAAGGCTCATGATATTACAATTTAAAGTCTTCGCATAGGTACTCATGGCATAACTATCCACTCTAATTCCTGCCAACTTTGATTTATGAAAGTTGACTTTCAAACCTGAGGCAAGTTCAAAACACCGGAGTATGGCCTTGATCGCAAAGATATTATCAAACGAGTCCTCACACATGAAAAGCGTGTCATCTGCAAACTGTAGCAGACAACACTCATAATTATTCACTCCCACCTTTACACCTCTAAGAACTTCCGTCCTCAGAGCTTGTCTCACCATCCCTGTAAGACCTTACGAGAGTCAGTCAGCCTTTCTAAGCAATAGAGGGCTTATGGACAGTGTTGTTATGGCAAACGAAATCTTAGAGGAGATTAAGAGGAAGACGAAGAGTGGGGTATGCTTCAAGGTGGATTTTGAAAAGGCGTATGATTTAGTAAGGTGGAGTTTTTTGCTTGATATGCTACGGAGGATGGGCTTTCATGACAAATGGTTATTATGGGTGAAAGGATGTTTGGTCTCGTCATCTGTATCTGTATTGAGCTACAAATTTGTCGTCCCTCTCTTTGTTATGCGACCAAATGTTAATGAGTAGCCAATGGTCTTTGGTGTTCTCAGTCCACAGGTAAATGGGGTGGGAGATGTGTTGGCAGTTTTTGATAACCAGATTCATGATGGTGTTCTCTTCCAAGTACTCCAACTGTTAAATAAAATCAGTGAACAAAAGTAATAACAGACAAAATTTGTGAATAGGTAAATTTGTGAACCTGGTTGTCCTTGAGGAAGAGGTTGATATTGGTTCCTCTTGAGGATTGTTTGGCATTTATGTCCTTAGTAACCATGAATGAGGCATCCTTTTGAGATTCCCAGATATATTCATCATGGTCATTGTGCTTAGTGGTGACCATAATcttatcagcaataaaataaGCATAATAGAAGCCAACTCCCAAGTTATATGCCAAATCTAAAATAAACACTTACAATAAAttaacaaatacaaatacatatTAAACATGAACACCTTCCTACCTGTTTTGGTCATGCCAATACCCGTGTCGATGATAGAAAATGTTTTGTTACCCTTGTGAGGGACCAATCTTATGATCAACTCATCATCTACAATGTTCTTATCCCTAATCCTCTCAAATTGAATTCTATCCAAAGCCTGTGTATACATACAATGATCGATAAAAGTTACAGAAAAGAAATGTATAAATGTAAAATCGAATTAAAGAACTACTTACGTCAGAAGCATTGCTGATAAGTTCAAGAAGGAAGATTTCTTTATTAGAATAAAAAGTCTTGTTCATGAGACTTAACGCCTTGTTCGTCTCACCTTCTAAAACAAACATCTCATCATTCGCCATTACAATTGATTTAGAATAATAGCAAACCAAAAGTGACTCAATTCAACAAAACAAAACCACTTTTATATTCATTGGCCACAACACACCCACCAAATATCCAAATCTAATCTGTTAATTAATAGAAAACCACCATACACTTtcacttttaattatttaatttaaaaaacatttattatttattatcatgaattaattaattaaattttaaatttattcataaacCATTATCATGATGACTTTCTTGTTccttaaatgtttttttaattttcaaatattatttaattttctctCAAGTTATTAATTAAGTCATTATTTCAATGGAGTGTGAATTCGTTTCATGCACGATATTTGATTTTGCATTATTGTAAACTAACATAAACAATTCCTTTTATATAACTCACTAACACTACTACAAGAAGTGTCAACAAAAAAATGAGGGCTATAAAAAAAGAAGTCACTAGTATGGGTGAATTCTACAAGTTGGACACAAAATTAAATGGTATATTATGTGCACAATGGAGACCTTTAACtcacactaaaaattattaaaatgataataaGTTAGTGTTTAGAATGGGGACACAATGTAGTCTAGAATGGAGACACAAAGTGGatgcaagttaaaaattattaaaataataataataagttagcgtCTAGAATAGGGACACAAAGTAGATGCAATCAAAAAATAAGTTGTAGAATGATAATGCGTCGATAATGGGGATACAAAGTGAATGCAAGTTAATTTAGCATAGGTTTAGGCGACACTAAGGTGACGTGGACATTTATTGTCACCTTAGCCCAcgctaaattatttaatgagaaaaaaaacattaaaacattTTTGTCTCACATTTTAATTTTCTCACAATTTCAATTTCTCATTTTTGTCTCACACTTTAAAACTCATAATCTTGAAATTTCTCCTAAAAACCCTACGTCTTCTTCGTGGCCATTTCGCTCtccttaatttttgtttctgcCAGTTGAATCGAAACGCCTTCGTACGCCTACGTCACTCTTATGTCCAGAGTCCTTGCGTTCACGTGTGCCTTTCTTGTGATGAACACCTGAAACACAAaaaacaaagggcgccctagcggtcgtttgcactccgacgctcaagtcagtactagggctaggaaacaccgaaaTAGTATAATCTTGCTACTGTGTGTGTGTTTTACGGCGCAAGAGAATCCTCTCTTGTCATGTTTGTtaacttactatttatagactgaaagTAGGGTTTCCTATTTACCTGAAATGGGCCTTTCTGATGGGCAGGCCCAACACTGTTCTTACCTTACTCTCAGGGTAACCTAGCGCGTGAGGTCCCTAACTAGAGTGCAATCTCTGATAGGATGACCACCTAGGTGCCACCttgtgcacctgatctctggggtcacccgcctctgggagtgccctagctgttcataTCTTGCAGGCCTCTGGGGTCACCCGTGAACGTGACCCTTGCAGGCCAGGCTCTATACTTTGTGTCACGCCTGAACGCGTCGTCCACTCTACATGCAGGTCAATCgcgatctaggcttctcccttactgataactggtgtgtgatttaggatccacctctcgtggcccatgTCTACTGTTTCGGTTtccgatgtccgacctctccacatTGTTTAGTGGCAAGTCGGTACATCCTgatgaccgatgtctgaccactcttggCTTCTTGGTGCACGTGCTTTGCGAGGTATTGGCCCGTGGTGCTCATGGGACCCGCTTACGTGGCACCAACATTACCAGTGGTCAGTCAACGCTCagggactggtcggtacacaagccccccagtctcgagctgtaactcgTTCAGCGAAGAGGCTAAGTCCTTGCCCTGGGTGACCTACGTGGCTCTGTGTGATATGACGTAAATACGGCGCCAAAGTGACGTCTTTCTGGGCCTGTCTTATCTGTGCACACGTGTCTTTGATCAACGACTAGGGTTTAACGTCGCTTACGcttctttgtttatttttaaaatcttgaAAACGCGCGCGTCTAATTACTTGTTACATCATTCTCCGAAACTCTTCGATCGTTTCGCCTTCTTCCTCAAGCATTCTCGCGCTTCCTTTATGCATTTCTGCCTTCTCTCACTATCGACAGTAGGTATGAACCCTGATTCCCATTCACACCTGTTTACTGATTCTCGTTCTGGATAACTGCCTGTGTTACTTAATCTTTGCATCGATCACCTTCTATTTCTGGGTTTCCTTTGATTCAAGAAACCCTAACCTCTGGAAGGTGTTGATTCTTGTTATCGAAACGTCGCGTTTGGACGTTCTACCTTCGCACATTCACATGCTTTATCTTTGTATTTCTTATGAACTTTGTATGCAAGCATGGTTTTGAGTGAAGAAAAAAGGGCTAGGTTAACTGATATTCTCACTCGTCTTCACGGGATTTCCAGGGACATGGGTGTTAGAATGTTttgctttaaactagaggggggtgaatggtttaaagaaggttttcacaaactttttaggAATggatagaatgaaaatacttcgtaagaaaccagatttaggaattcagtttgccaagaacaaagctcaaaacagaaaatgatgtgaatgcaatagcaagaatacatgattctttgacattcttaggaacaacttgagttggtcatgaattggcCCTTTAATtggaattggatcaatgttctaattcaagaactcaccaagactttgcaccaaaccaaagctcacatggaagtccatgtattttcaaattgaatcaaacaacaagaatGGAAGAAAACACAATTGAATACAGCCAATGAAAAGAAACAAccgaacaaaattgaaaatacagCTGAAGATACCGAATGGAATTGAAGAACAAGTAAACTAAAACATgaacatgaagaagaaacaaagcttgagaatagaaaacttatggagatggaagaataggtgagtgatcacgccacttagagtgtggatactccaagattagtgtgttgccgccacttgaggttcaccatagacacccaagataagactttgatgaaggcaccaaagctcttccaatttctctctcaaattgagtagagttttcttacttcaaattccaaatctgatttgtacaagctaagcacctttatttatagcctataaggtgctgaaatgcaaagctaattaaATGCAAATGTGCCCCTAATGACATGTAActttcggcgccaactagtgcatgaaggaagtgtgactttccttcctagtttggcacctcctaactcatatctacactccccctagcatcccttactaagttcacacccccctaagcttctactatttctaaactacaactaaggacgcttttacaaaagaggtttcttatgtttccctctaagcaccttcctaaagactattctatatattttctactttaagagagatattcaaaatgaagcctattatttgagagtttgtagacttctttatctttaggcttgatcttctctttgacttcttttaatttgtgagaagactagaaggaagaacttcaaatgtgtaggtgaaaatcctcttccttcattaataaaatcctctcctattggatatccatcatactccccgaattggagagaattcgacctcgaattCTGAAACCCTGCAcgtaacaaagtcagtttatgtGTACAAGTAAAAGGGGAAGACAAAAATAAACATGACTTAGCTTTAGGAAATGGTGGGATAGCAGAAAAGGAGGTTTGAAAAActgaccaagttggaaaaatgtgtttgggaatgatgagatctgttggaaaaagacctcttaaatggtgaaacccattaggagggaAAAAATCATCCCTGACACGTTTTAACCAATTTGGTGTTGCAATAGGaaccttaggtaatgaaaaaagataaagaagaagaagaccttggagggtccatttgaggcatagcacgagtcaacatgatggatttagtgGAGAAAATGGTTTGACTCAGTaaagtacttacttctttttctttctcattttctcttttagttttcattttgatGTGGTCCTCGTGAACTTCTTTGGGAGAGAGAGGTTTTAAGACAACCTTGCACCCTTGGAAGGAAAAAAGACAtagtattggataggccatcatgtaaaacatgtctatcatattgccaaggccttcctaaaagaagatgagtggcttccatgggcacaacatcacataaaacctcatccttatactttcctattgtaaagttaatgaggacttgtttgttaaccatTATTTCACCTTCGGtacttaaccattgtaatttataaggcttggtatgagagatagtgggtaaggctaacttctccactactcttgtactagccacgttagtgcaacttcctccatcaataatcaag
Proteins encoded in this region:
- the LOC137833389 gene encoding heat shock protein 90-1-like, giving the protein MANDEMFVLEGETNKALSLMNKTFYSNKEIFLLELISNASDALDRIQFERIRDKNIVDDELIIRLVPHKGNKTFSIIDTGIGMTKTDLAYNLGVGFYYAYFIADKIMVTTKHNDHDEYIWESQKDASFMVTKDINAKQSSRGTNINLFLKDNQLEYLEENTIMNLVIKNCQHISHPIYLWTENTKDHWLLINIWSHNKERDDKFVAQYRYR